The Elusimicrobia bacterium HGW-Elusimicrobia-1 genomic sequence GATACGGCGGCGGCGAACATATCGCGCGAGGCCGTCACCGCGCGCGCAAAAACATCGGAGGCCTCGGCGCGAGGCGATGCGGATGCTTTAAAGACCGGCGGACGGGCAACATCCTTCGAGGGTACGACAACCGGAACCGGCGACGGAACGGCGGCGGCCGGGCGGCGTGGAACTTCGGCCAACGGCGGAACCGCGGAAGGGGGGGCTGCGCTCTTTTTTTTAAGAATATCGGTAAGCCGCATTTTTTTATGTTTTACAAGCGGGCAGCTTGCTCCCGCGCATTCCGACTGATTGATGAAAAGCGGGCGACCGGAGTCGAACCGGCGACGTTCAGCTTGGGAAGCTGACATTCTACCACTGAATTACGCCCGCGCGCAAACCGCCCGGCCTTGTATGGGCCGCGCGCGTTTCCATGACGGAGAATTATACCAATATGCGCGCGATTAACACAAGCGCGCGGCGCACGAAAAATACAATGAAAAATTATTTTGAGTTTTCGCGGATGTCGTCCGAAAGTTCCGGAGGGAGGGATTTTGCGGCGTCGGCGCCGAGCGACTTTATTCTTTCTATGCGTCCTATTATGGTGTCGCCCTTGCGCGCGGATGTCTTAAGCTTGTTCATCGCGGCTTCCAGGGCAACGCCGGCCGAGTCGATTTTTTTGGCCGCGTCAGCGAGGTCGTCCACAAAACCGACGAACTTGTCGTAGAGTTGGCCGCTTTCCCTGGCTATCTCGAATACGTTTTTGCGCTGGTTTTCCTGCTTCCAGATAAAACCTATCGTCCTGAGAGCGTGCAGCATCGTCGATGTCGAAACCAGCGCCACGTTTTTTTCCAACGCCTTCGTAAGAAGCGACGGATCTTTTTTGAGCGCGGAGTAAAGAGCCGATTCAAGCGGCACGAACATCAAAACGTAGTCGGGCGAGGACACGCCGTAGATCCTGTCGTAACTTTTCGCGCTCAGGTCTTTGATGTGGCCCAGAATGCTCTCGACGTGTTTTTTAAGATACATTTCCTTTGACGTCTCGTCGGAAGCGTTAAAATACGATTCGTAATCCTTCAGAGATACCTTGGAATCTATTATCAATACTTTGTCGTCGGGCAGCCGCACGATATAGTCGGGCCTTAGGAGATTGCCGTCGGCGTCGCGTATGGTTTCCTGTCTGGAATAATGAATATTTTTTTCGAGGCCGGCGCGTTCGAGTATAAGTTCAAGCTGCATTTCGCCCCAATCGCCCTGCAGTTTGGAATCGCCTTTTATGGCTCCGGCAAGATTTTCGGCGCCTTCGCTGAGGCGGCGGTTCAGCTCGGTAAGATTTTTTATCTCGGTTTTGAGCGATACCTTATCGCGGAGCTCCGCGTCGTAAGCGTCGGATACTTGTTTCTGAAATTCCGATATTTTGGTTTTAAGCGGTTCGATTATGGCGCTGATCTTGCGCTCGTTTTCTTCCGTCAATTTTTTGGTTTTATCTTCGAGGATTCCGGCGGCGAGGACGCTAAACTCGTTGCGCGCGGACTCGCGTTCCCGTTCGGCATTGCCCGCAAAAGAATCGTTTCTGGCTTTTTCGATTTTAAGACGGGCAAAAAGAAAGCCCGACGCCAGAGCCAAAGCGGCCAGAATTATAATCAGCGCGGTTTCCATAGATTTTTTATCAACAACGGGAAGGGGAGAAAGAAAAAAAACGGGGACGACGGGATTTGAACCCGCGATCTCGGCCTTGACAGGGCCGCATGTTAAACCAAGCTACACCACGTCCCCAAATAACTTTTAAAAGAACTGAAATCTTATCACTGCCTTTTGCTTCTACCGTCCACTAACTACTATTCACTGTCCACTTTCTTAATATGGGCGATGTAGGGGTCGAACCTACGACCTCCCCGGTGTAAGCGGGGCGCTCTGACCACTGAGCTAATCGCCCTCAAAAGATGGCGAATGGCAATTCGCCCGCTACAATCAATGGCTGTAGCGGCGGCATTGCTATGCCGCCAACGCTATTACCGTCACACCCAGCCGCGAAGTTTCATCGCTTCGGCGACGCGGGCGACGCTCACAAGATAAGCCGCAAGACGCGGATGCACTTTTTTGGACTTGTACATATCGTACATCTCGCCGAACGCCTTGGTCATCTTGCGGTCGAGTTTTTCGTAAACCTCTTCTATCGTCCAGTAAAAACCGTAAAGATTCTGTACCCACTCGAAGTAAGAAACAGTCACGCCGCCGGCATTGCACAGAAAATCAGGAATCACGAAAACGCCGTTCTTATGAAGTATATGGTCGGCTTCCAGATTCGTCGGCCCGTTGGCCAGTTCGCAGACGATTTTCGCCTTTATTTTGCCGGCGTTGTCTTTATTTATCACATTTTCAAGCGCGGCCGGTATGATTATGTCGACATCGAGTTCGAGC encodes the following:
- a CDS encoding DNA recombination protein RmuC — protein: METALIIILAALALASGFLFARLKIEKARNDSFAGNAERERESARNEFSVLAAGILEDKTKKLTEENERKISAIIEPLKTKISEFQKQVSDAYDAELRDKVSLKTEIKNLTELNRRLSEGAENLAGAIKGDSKLQGDWGEMQLELILERAGLEKNIHYSRQETIRDADGNLLRPDYIVRLPDDKVLIIDSKVSLKDYESYFNASDETSKEMYLKKHVESILGHIKDLSAKSYDRIYGVSSPDYVLMFVPLESALYSALKKDPSLLTKALEKNVALVSTSTMLHALRTIGFIWKQENQRKNVFEIARESGQLYDKFVGFVDDLADAAKKIDSAGVALEAAMNKLKTSARKGDTIIGRIERIKSLGADAAKSLPPELSDDIRENSK